CATCAAACGGGTGGTGGTGGTCACCTATCAGGCTGTCTCGGGTGCCGGCAAGGCCGCCATCGACGAACTGGACGGACAAAACCGGGCGCACTACGGCATCGGACCCATCGTCCCGCCGAAAAAAATGGCCAAACAGATCGCCTGCAATCTCGTGCCCCAGATCGATGCCTTCCTGGAAAATGGCTACACCAAGGAAGAGATGAAAATGGTCAACGAGACCAAAAAAATCATGGATCCCCATATTCGCCTGACCGCAACCTGCGTGCGGGTGCCGGTCTTCAACAGCCATTCCGAATCGATCAATGTGGAGACTGAAAAAAAATTGAGCGTCGCCGAAGTCCGGCAGCTCCTGAGTCAGGCCCCCGGGGTCAAGGTGGTGGACGACCCGACCAAGGCCGGCTTTACCACGCCCATCGAAGCCTCTGGAACCGATTGGACCTACGTCTCCCGCATTCGCGAAGACGAAAGCATTCCCTCGGGATTGCAACTTTGGGTGGTGTCGGACAATCTGCGCAAAGGTGCCGCCCTGAATGCCGTACAGATTGCCGAACTCCTGATCCGGGATCATTTGACCTGAGACACCAGGTCCCACCAGGTCCAATCCACATGGTGTCCCCTCCCGGCATCGGAGGGGCACACCCTGAGACAATCCCGGCCTTTTGCACAGACATTGCCTGCTTGTCCGAGGCAATCCCGGGCTTTTGCGCAGACATTGCCGACCTCTCTCCGGTCATCCGCTTTCGGTCGCCATTCCGGCCAAGTGGTTTGACAGGGGAGAGGAAGCGGTTATATCCTTGCCTGTCTGTTCTGTTGGTTGGAGGTGGTCTGCTGAGACGGGGGTGAGGCTTTCGTTTCAGTTGTTGGCTGGTACATGTTTATCCCGATCCCGATTTTTCCGGCATGTTGACCCAACGTCACAGCAATATCCTGAAGCTTGTCGTCGAAGCGCACATTGCCCACGGCGGAACCGTTGGTTCCCAGGCATTGCGTGATCGGACGCGCCTGAATCTTTCCACGGCCACCATCCGCAATGCCATGTCGGAACTGGAAGTGATGGGTTATCTGACCCAGCCGCACACCTCCGCCGGACGCATTCCCACCGACCGGGGATTTCGTTTTTATGTGGATTCCCTGCTGGAACGCGATCCCCTGGGCACGGGAACCAAAAACCGCATCCTGGAAGTCTGCGAAAAAGGGGGCAACGACCTGCCCACCACCCTGAACCAGATCAGCCGGGAAGTGGCCGTCCTGACCCGACAGGCCTGCCTCGTCCTTCCCCCCGACATGAAACATGCCATCCTGGAACGCATCCATTTTCTCCGGCTGGAAAACCGCAGCGGCCTGCGCGGCAGCCGCATCCTGGCCCTGCTTGTCTCCCATTCGGGACAGATCCAGAATCGCATCCTGACCCTGGAAGAGGTCTACTCCCAAAAAGAGCTGGATGCCCTTGGCCGCTCGTTGAGCCGCCGCCTGAAAGGGTTGACCCTGAAAGAGGTGCGGCAGCAGCTCGAAGAAGAGGTGGCCAGCGGCGAACAACAATATCGCGATCTACAAAAAAAACTGCTCGAAGAGACCGTGGGTCCCTGGTCAGGCGGCATGGGACTGATCGTCAATGGCCACATGAATCTGTTGACGCCCGATGCCTTGACAGATTCCGGTCCCCTGCTGGACGTTCTGGCCGAAATTGAGGAAAAAAGAAAGTATATCGATCTGTTGGACCATTGCCTGCACGCCAATGGTGTGCAACTCTTCATCGGCGCAGAGTCGGAACTCAGCCGGGAAGGGGGCTGCGCCATGGTGGCCTGCAAATTCAGCGGACCGGAGAATCACCTCTCCGGAACCCTGGGCGTGCTGGGTCCAACCCGTTTGCCTTATTCATTCATCATTCCCCTGGTGGAATTTACGGTTTTGGCCTTGAGCGGCCTGTTGTCGTCCGGCATAACGCCCGTGGACATGGTCGATCATCAGGAAAGTTGAAATACATATTGCACAAACTGGCAGGAGGCATGTCACAGTCATGAATGGCAATAATGACGCTGCAAGTGAATCTCGCCAAGAACCTTTGCCCGATTCGCCTGCGCCCGCAGATGAATTGTCATCCGGAAAGGAAGATGAGGTCGTGGCCGATCAGGTTGATGAATCCGTACCCGGCGTGGATCCCGAGGAACAGATCCAGGTCCTGGAGGCAAAAGTCGAAGAGTGGCGACAGGCCTATCTGCGGAGTCTGGCCGATATGGACAATCTCCGCAAACGCACGAGCCGGGATATCGAGGCCTCGCGCAAATATGCCCTGGAGGCCTTTGCCAAGGATTTGCTGCTGGTCGCCGACAACCTGGACCGGGCACTGAGTGCCCTGGAAACCAGCCAGACCAGCAGCGAAACCCCCGAATCCAACATGAAAAGCCTGCTGGATGGGGTGACCCTGGTCCGCACGGAACTGCAACGGATCCTCAAGAAGAATGGCGTGACCCGCATTGAATCCCTGCAACAGCCGTTCGATCCCAATCAGCACCAGGCCATGATTCAAGTCTCCCAGGAGGGCGTGCCGCCCGGAACGGTCGTCCAGGAGTTTCAGGCCGGCTACCTCTTGAGTCAGCGTCTGCTGCGCCCGGCCCTGGTGGCTGTGACCCAATGATGCTCCGGGTGACCCGGCGACAAAATATATGGATCAAAATATGGAAAAAACGCAACCTGGGCTTGACAGGAGCCGGAAGCGTTTCCATATCAATGCTTGGTGGTACATCCCTTGAAGGGTGTCGCGGGATGAATCTGTATCCCGGATGGGTAAGGAAGCTACAGGAGAGGAATTCAGGACATGGGCAAAGTCATTGGCATTGATCTGGGCACCACCAACTCTTGCGTGGCGGTGATGGAAGGCGGTGAGCCGAAGGTTATCGAAAACAGCGAAGGCGTCCGGACGACCCCTTCCATGGTGGCCTTTGCCAGCAATGGCGAACGTCTGGTCGGACAGGCTGCCAAACGGCAGGGCGTGACCAATCCGACCAATACCTTGTACGCCATCAAACGCTTGATCGGACGGCGGTTCGATGATCCCATGACCCGCAAGGACAAAGATATTGTCCCCTACAAGATCGTCAAGGCCGAAAATGGCGATGCCTGGGTGGAGGGAGGCGGCCGCAAGGTCAGCCCCTCGGAAGTCTCGGCCATGATTCTGCAAAAAATGAAACAGACCGCCGAGGATTATCTGGGCGAAAAAGTGACCGAAGCGGTGATCACCTGCCCGGCCTACTTCAACGATGCCCAGCGCCAGGCCACCAAGGATGCCGGACGCATCGCCGGCCTCGATGTCCTGCGCGTGATCAACGAACCCACCGCCGCCGCCCTGGCCTATGGCCTGGACAAAAAAGCCGGTCAAACCATCGCCGTGTACGATCTGGGCGGTGGCACGTTCGATATTTCCATCCTGGAAATCGGCGACGGTCTCTTTGAAGTCAAATCGACCAACGGCGATACCTTCCTCGGTGGCGAGGATTTCGACAAAGCCATCATCGACTATCTGGCCGAGCAGTTCAAAAAAGAGAACGGCATCGACCTGCGCCAGGACAGCATGTCCCTGCAACGCCTCAAGGAAGCCGGCGAAAAGGCCAAGATTGAACTCTCCACCAGCACCCAGACCGAAGTGAACCTGCCCTTCATCACGGCAGATGCCTCCGGGCCGAAACATTTGAATGTCAGCTTTTCCCGCGCCAAGCTGGAAAGCCTGGTGGATGGCCTGATCCAGCGCACCATCGAACCCTGCAAGACCGCCATGCGGGATGCCAAGATTACCGCCTCCCAGATTGACGAAGTGATCCTGGTCGGTGGCATGACCCGGATGCCCAAAGTGCAAAAGCTGGTGGCGGATTTGTTTGGCAAGGAACCCCACAAAGGTGTCAATCCGGATGAGGTGGTGGCCATCGGTGCGGCAATTCAAGGCGGCGTCCTGAAAGGGGAAGTGAAGGATATCCTCCTGCTGGATGTCACCCCTCTCTCCCTGGGTATCGAAACCCTGGGCGGGGTGTTTACCAAGCTGATCGATAAAAACACCACCATTCCCACCAAAAAATCGCAAATCTTTTCCACGGCCACCGACAACCAGTCGGCAGTCACCATCCGGGTCGCCCAGGGAGAACGGGAAATGTTCTCCGACAACAAACTGTTGGGCCAGTTTGACCTGATGGGCATTGCCCCGGCACCACGCGGTGTGCCCCAGGTCGAGGTCTCCTTCGACATCGATGCCAACGGTATCGTCAAGGTGTCAGCCAAGGACAAGGGCACCGGCAAGGAACAATCCATCAGCATCCAGGCTTCGGGCGGCTTGAAGGACAGTGAAATCCAGAACATGATCAAGGAAGCCGAAGCCCATGCGGAAGAGGATACCAGAAAGCGCAAGTTGATCGATGCCCGCAACAATGCCGACTCCCTGATCTACACTACGGAAAAATCCCTGAAGGAACACGAAGCCAAAGTGGATGCGGACCTCAAGGGAAAGATTGAAGCCGCCATCTCCCAACTGAAAGGGGTGGTTGGGTTGGACAATGTCGAAGACATCGAAAGCAAAACCCAGGCCCTGATGGAAATCTCCATGAAAATGGGTGAGGCCATTTACAAGGATGCCGCTCCCAACCCGGATATGCAGGGTGCCCCTGGTGGTGCCGAGCCACCCCCTCCCGGCAAGGATGACACGGTGGTGGAAGCGGAGTTCGAGGACATCAAGGACGATACCAAAAAGCAGGGCCATTGATTGCCACGGAATGACCGCCGATGCCCAAGGATTACTATGATACTCTCGGTGTCGCCCGCAGCACGCCTGCGGACGACATCAAGAAGGCCTACCGCAAGCTGGCCATGGAACTCCACCCGGACCGCAATCCAGGCAACAAGAGTGCCGAGGCCCGGTTCAAGGAGATCAACGAAGCCTATGATGTTTTGAAAGACCCCAAAAAACGCGCCATCTATGACCAGTTTGGCCATGCCGGGCTGGGACAGAACGCCGGTGGCCCGGGTGGTGGTTTCCCCGGCGGCGATGGGGCCGGCTACAGCGGTTTCGGCGATATTTTCGAGGAGTTTTTCGGCGATATCTTCGGTGCCGGCGGCGGACGGGGCCGGGGTGGTGGCGGTGGCCGTTCCTCGACCCAGCGCGGCGAAGATTTCCGCTATGACCTGACCGTCAAACTGGAAGATGTCATGGAGGGGGCCGAAGAACGCTTGCGGATACCGGCCATTGTCGCCTGTGAAAAATGCAGTGGCAGTGGTTCGCAGGCCGGTTCCGGCCCGGAAAATTGCGGTGTCTGCGGCGGGTCGGGTCAGTTGCGTACCCAGCAGGGCTTTTTCTCCATCGCCCGTCCGTGCGGGGCCTGCCAGGGACGAGGCACCATCATCCGCAACCCCTGCCCCGACTGCCATGGCCAGGGACGCAAGCGGTCCGAAAAAAATCTCACCGTCAAGATTCCCCCCGGTGTGGAAACCGGCAACCGCATCCGCCTCTCCGGTGAGGGAGGGGCCGGCCAGAACAATGGCCCCGCCGGTGACCTCTATATCGTCATCGAAGTGGCCAAACACCCCATCTTCGAACGCTACAATGCCGATCTGCTCTGTCAGGTGCCCATCACCTTCCCACAGGCCGCCCTGGGAGGAAAAATCGAGGTGCCCACCCTGCGCGGACGGTCCCGGGTCACGCTCCCCCCCGGCAGCCAGACCGGAAAACGCCTCGTCCTCAAAGGCAAAGGCTTGCCACATCTCAACCGGCCTGGAGTCTTCGGGGATCTCGTGGTGGAAGTGCTGGTCGAAACCCCGGTCAATCTGAACAAACGGCAACGGGAGCTGATGGAAGAGTTTGCCCGCTGTTCCGGTCAGGATTGCCAGCCGGAATCCAACTCCTTCTTGAACCGGGTCAAGGAGTTTCTGGACAAGAACATCTCTTCCTGAAAAAAAATTCGCCTGGCTGAGCTTGCAATGTCTGCCAGGGTGAATTTTCCCGGAAGGGGATCTTCTTTCTTCTCGATTTTTTTGTCGGAGAATTTATAGACAGCCTCTGACAAAACCTGGAAAAATTTTTCCTGGTTGTCCATTGACAGCCAAGTGGCTGTGAGCAATATTGTGCGTATTGAATCGAAACCGTTTCTGGACATCCAAATTGAGTGGTTGATTCGGAGGAAACGGAATCGTTGACTGAATTCAAGGCAGGAAATAAATAAAATGAATAAACACCCGATTAAAGAGATCCGCTCCGCAATAGAACATGCCATTGATAAAGGCTGGAAATTTGATAAAGCTTCTGGACATGCTTTTGGCATTCTGAAATGCCCAACAAATAAAAAATGTCGCAACGGGGTATACTGTCAGTTTTCCGTGTGGTCAACCCCAAAAGATCCGGAAGAACATGCCCGCGCCATACGCAGGGCCGTCGATCAGTGCAAGGAAAAAAGATGAAATATCAATTTTCATTGACTTTTCCCGTGGCGCGGGAAAAATGGGATATCAATGAAATAGCCAACAAACTTTACGATGCCGGTTGTGTTGACTCAACCGTGTTTACGGGAGTTCGTGGCATCGTCTGCGTCGAATTTCACAGAGAATCCGAGTCCGCCAAAGATGCCATCAACACGGCGGCGCGTGATATCCAGAGTGCATTTCCTGCTGCCGAAATACTTGAAGCCAAACCCGATCTGGTCAATATGGCCGATATTGCCGAACTGGTCGGCCAATCTCGCCAAAACATCAGAAAGCTCGTCGATTTTCCACCTCCGTCCATCAGTGTGGC
This Magnetococcales bacterium DNA region includes the following protein-coding sequences:
- a CDS encoding aspartate-semialdehyde dehydrogenase, with product MRKYNVAVVGATGNVGREMIRILEQRNFPVNQVHLLASSRSVGLKLLFRGEPLPVQDLATFDFSRAEIGLFSPGASVSKEFAPKAGAAGCVVIDNTSFFRMDPEIPLVVPEVNPEAIAQYRKRNIISNPNCSTIQMVVALKPIHDAATIKRVVVVTYQAVSGAGKAAIDELDGQNRAHYGIGPIVPPKKMAKQIACNLVPQIDAFLENGYTKEEMKMVNETKKIMDPHIRLTATCVRVPVFNSHSESINVETEKKLSVAEVRQLLSQAPGVKVVDDPTKAGFTTPIEASGTDWTYVSRIREDESIPSGLQLWVVSDNLRKGAALNAVQIAELLIRDHLT
- the hrcA gene encoding heat-inducible transcription repressor HrcA, giving the protein MLTQRHSNILKLVVEAHIAHGGTVGSQALRDRTRLNLSTATIRNAMSELEVMGYLTQPHTSAGRIPTDRGFRFYVDSLLERDPLGTGTKNRILEVCEKGGNDLPTTLNQISREVAVLTRQACLVLPPDMKHAILERIHFLRLENRSGLRGSRILALLVSHSGQIQNRILTLEEVYSQKELDALGRSLSRRLKGLTLKEVRQQLEEEVASGEQQYRDLQKKLLEETVGPWSGGMGLIVNGHMNLLTPDALTDSGPLLDVLAEIEEKRKYIDLLDHCLHANGVQLFIGAESELSREGGCAMVACKFSGPENHLSGTLGVLGPTRLPYSFIIPLVEFTVLALSGLLSSGITPVDMVDHQES
- the grpE gene encoding nucleotide exchange factor GrpE, with amino-acid sequence MADQVDESVPGVDPEEQIQVLEAKVEEWRQAYLRSLADMDNLRKRTSRDIEASRKYALEAFAKDLLLVADNLDRALSALETSQTSSETPESNMKSLLDGVTLVRTELQRILKKNGVTRIESLQQPFDPNQHQAMIQVSQEGVPPGTVVQEFQAGYLLSQRLLRPALVAVTQ
- the dnaK gene encoding molecular chaperone DnaK, with protein sequence MGKVIGIDLGTTNSCVAVMEGGEPKVIENSEGVRTTPSMVAFASNGERLVGQAAKRQGVTNPTNTLYAIKRLIGRRFDDPMTRKDKDIVPYKIVKAENGDAWVEGGGRKVSPSEVSAMILQKMKQTAEDYLGEKVTEAVITCPAYFNDAQRQATKDAGRIAGLDVLRVINEPTAAALAYGLDKKAGQTIAVYDLGGGTFDISILEIGDGLFEVKSTNGDTFLGGEDFDKAIIDYLAEQFKKENGIDLRQDSMSLQRLKEAGEKAKIELSTSTQTEVNLPFITADASGPKHLNVSFSRAKLESLVDGLIQRTIEPCKTAMRDAKITASQIDEVILVGGMTRMPKVQKLVADLFGKEPHKGVNPDEVVAIGAAIQGGVLKGEVKDILLLDVTPLSLGIETLGGVFTKLIDKNTTIPTKKSQIFSTATDNQSAVTIRVAQGEREMFSDNKLLGQFDLMGIAPAPRGVPQVEVSFDIDANGIVKVSAKDKGTGKEQSISIQASGGLKDSEIQNMIKEAEAHAEEDTRKRKLIDARNNADSLIYTTEKSLKEHEAKVDADLKGKIEAAISQLKGVVGLDNVEDIESKTQALMEISMKMGEAIYKDAAPNPDMQGAPGGAEPPPPGKDDTVVEAEFEDIKDDTKKQGH
- the dnaJ gene encoding molecular chaperone DnaJ; this translates as MPKDYYDTLGVARSTPADDIKKAYRKLAMELHPDRNPGNKSAEARFKEINEAYDVLKDPKKRAIYDQFGHAGLGQNAGGPGGGFPGGDGAGYSGFGDIFEEFFGDIFGAGGGRGRGGGGGRSSTQRGEDFRYDLTVKLEDVMEGAEERLRIPAIVACEKCSGSGSQAGSGPENCGVCGGSGQLRTQQGFFSIARPCGACQGRGTIIRNPCPDCHGQGRKRSEKNLTVKIPPGVETGNRIRLSGEGGAGQNNGPAGDLYIVIEVAKHPIFERYNADLLCQVPITFPQAALGGKIEVPTLRGRSRVTLPPGSQTGKRLVLKGKGLPHLNRPGVFGDLVVEVLVETPVNLNKRQRELMEEFARCSGQDCQPESNSFLNRVKEFLDKNISS
- a CDS encoding DNA-binding protein, with the protein product MKYQFSLTFPVAREKWDINEIANKLYDAGCVDSTVFTGVRGIVCVEFHRESESAKDAINTAARDIQSAFPAAEILEAKPDLVNMADIAELVGQSRQNIRKLVDFPPPSISVAAKPLWHLYLVVRWYMEKTAIRFDNMLPEVSMEAWLYNQLLEKNRLLNTIDGHLLKQRIPCHH